The Streptomyces sp. NBC_01363 region CCTACCACGGCCGCGTCCACATCACCGCAGTCCTCAACGACTTCACCGCGCTGGGCGAATTCACCACCCGAATCGCCGACCTCGACATGACCCGGGTCAACGGCCCCTGGTGGGACCTGCGCCCCGACTCACCCGCCCACGCAACCGCCCGCCGCCAAGCTGTCCACGAAGCCGTCCAACGCGCCCGCGAATACGCCGACGCCCTCGGCGCCCAGCTCACCGCCCTCGTCGAACTCGCCGACCTCGGCGCCGAGAACGCCGCCCCGCCCGCCCTCCCCGCCCCCGGCGCCATGCGCGGCCGCGCCGCCTTCGGCGGAGCAGCACCCGAACCCGCCCCCGCCCTCGACCTCGAACCACAACGCCAGACCGTCTACGCCCAGGTCAACGCCCGCTTCATCATGTCACCGCCAAAACTGTAGAAAACAATGCTCATCCGAGCGCCCCGCCGCACAATTCAACACTTGTCAATAACCCTTCATCCAAAGGTCGTTGAGCGGTCACGGCACGCCAAATAACTACCCGTAGGTAAGGTCTAGGCTCGAACCATGCGCCGAGCAAAAATCGTTTGTACCCTGGGCCCCGCCGTCGACACATACGACCAGATCAAGGCATTGGTCGAAGCGGGAATGGACATCGCCCGCCTCAACCTCAGCCACGGCACCTACGCC contains the following coding sequences:
- a CDS encoding SIMPL domain-containing protein, with product MTHTPPPYGTPEHPRVAVRGEARLEVDPETARITVTVTARGKDRRNALEDLTRRNNHVLELARSYGQAMEELETGAISITPELTQKGRNEQIHAYHGRVHITAVLNDFTALGEFTTRIADLDMTRVNGPWWDLRPDSPAHATARRQAVHEAVQRAREYADALGAQLTALVELADLGAENAAPPALPAPGAMRGRAAFGGAAPEPAPALDLEPQRQTVYAQVNARFIMSPPKL